The following proteins are co-located in the Castanea sativa cultivar Marrone di Chiusa Pesio chromosome 8, ASM4071231v1 genome:
- the LOC142606549 gene encoding uncharacterized protein LOC142606549, whose product MYFISRALRGAEERYPQMEKLAFALVTAARKLKPYFQAHTINVLTNKPLRKAMSNLETAGRMALWAIELSEFDIQYQPRTAVKGQILADFVAEFTTAKEQGAEETPIWRIHTDGSSNKHAGGVSVVLHTPEGDKIQCMIRLDFTTINNEAKYEALVAGLELAIAAGAKRVVVYSDSQIVASQINGIYDCKNERMKRFLGEIWHSEGAHFRQRETIRQRHIQRLLFSA is encoded by the exons ATGTACTTTATAAGCCGGGCACTAAGAGGAGCAGAAGAGAGATACCCTCAGATGGAAAAACTTGCATTTGCTCTTGTGACCGCGGCTCGgaagctcaagccatactttcaagcacacaccataaatgtcctgacaAATAAACCCTTACGGAAAGCAATGAGCAATCTCGAAACTGCTGGACGGATGGCGCTATGGGCAATCGAGCTAAGTGAATTCGATATCCAATATCAGCCACGGACGGcagtgaaaggacagatattggcagacttcgtTGCCGAATTCACTACCGCaaaggagcagggggcagaagagacgcccatatGGAGAATTCATACAGATGGATCTTCCAATAAGCACGCTGGAGGTGTTAGTGTCGTACTCCACACGCCGGAAGGAGACAAGATtcaatgcatgatccgtctggacttcACCACTATTAACAACGAAGCTAAATACGAGGCCTTGGTTGCGGGACTGGAGCTTGCGATAGCGGCAGGAGCTAAGAGGGTGGtcgtctactccgattctcaaatcgtggCCAGTCAGATTAATGGGATCTATGATTGCAagaatgagaggatgaaaagATTCCTtggggaa atttGGCATTCTGAGGGTGCTCATTTCAGACAACGAgaaacaattcgacaacgacacattcagagacttttgttctcagcttaG